The [Eubacterium] siraeum genome contains a region encoding:
- the ilvD gene encoding dihydroxy-acid dehydratase, translated as MRSDLIKSGVDRTPHKALLKALGVTDSEMHKPFIAVVCAASDYVPGHAHLHEISRQVKDGIRNAGGVPFEFFTIGVCDGLAMNHRGMRYSLASRELICDSIEVMLTAHPLDGIVFIPNCDKIVPGMIMAAARMNLPSIFVSGGPMNPGRVQGKRVGYNEIYEAIGQYSNGTIGDDVLLDYENNACPTCGSCSGMYTANSMNCLTEAIGLSMPKSGTEPAVNAARRRLAKETGERIVELVKQNICAKDIITKKNMMNALATDMAIGASSNTVLHLLAIAHEAGVDISLDDIDNKSKTTPQLSKLNPASDIFITDLNDVGGIQSVIKELAKGGHVDTSVLTVSGTQADRIAKAPNADGTIIHTCENPIRKDGGLAILSGNLAENGSVVKQGAVKPEMMDFTGTAKVFDGEQAACDAILNNVIIPGDVVVIRYEGPKGGPGMPEMLAPTAAIVGKGLDGSVALITDGRFSGASRGAAVGHVSPEAADGGLIAYVENGDKIHINIPARSIELLVDDETIAQRKAKGVNAPVRQLDGYLKRYAKLVTSSNTGAVFED; from the coding sequence ATGAGAAGCGATCTTATCAAGAGCGGCGTAGACAGAACACCGCACAAAGCCTTACTGAAGGCACTGGGTGTAACAGACAGCGAGATGCACAAGCCGTTTATTGCCGTTGTATGTGCGGCAAGCGACTATGTTCCAGGTCATGCGCATCTGCACGAAATATCAAGACAGGTAAAGGACGGTATCAGAAACGCAGGCGGCGTTCCTTTTGAATTTTTCACCATCGGCGTGTGCGACGGTCTTGCAATGAACCACAGAGGCATGAGATATTCTCTTGCATCCCGTGAGCTTATCTGCGACAGCATCGAGGTAATGCTGACGGCACATCCTCTTGACGGTATCGTATTTATCCCGAACTGCGACAAGATAGTTCCCGGTATGATAATGGCTGCCGCAAGAATGAACCTCCCCTCTATTTTTGTAAGCGGCGGTCCTATGAACCCCGGCAGAGTACAGGGCAAGAGAGTAGGATATAACGAGATATACGAAGCTATCGGTCAGTATTCCAACGGCACTATAGGCGATGATGTTCTTCTTGACTACGAGAACAACGCTTGTCCTACCTGCGGCTCATGTTCGGGTATGTACACGGCGAACTCAATGAACTGCCTTACAGAAGCAATCGGCCTTTCGATGCCGAAGTCGGGTACAGAGCCTGCTGTAAATGCCGCTCGCCGCAGACTTGCAAAGGAAACAGGCGAAAGAATAGTTGAGCTTGTAAAGCAGAACATCTGCGCTAAGGATATTATCACAAAGAAGAATATGATGAACGCACTCGCTACCGATATGGCAATCGGCGCTTCCTCAAACACGGTCCTTCATCTTCTTGCTATCGCACACGAGGCAGGAGTAGACATTTCTCTTGACGACATTGACAACAAGAGCAAGACAACACCTCAGCTTTCAAAGCTCAATCCTGCAAGCGATATATTCATAACAGACCTTAACGATGTAGGTGGTATCCAGTCGGTTATCAAGGAGCTTGCAAAGGGCGGTCACGTTGATACGAGCGTTCTTACGGTATCGGGTACACAGGCTGACAGAATCGCCAAGGCTCCGAATGCAGACGGAACAATAATCCACACCTGCGAGAATCCTATCAGAAAAGACGGCGGTCTTGCAATACTCAGCGGTAACCTTGCAGAAAACGGCTCTGTTGTAAAGCAGGGTGCAGTTAAGCCCGAAATGATGGACTTCACAGGTACGGCAAAGGTATTTGACGGCGAACAGGCCGCTTGTGACGCTATCCTCAATAACGTTATCATCCCCGGTGATGTTGTTGTTATCCGCTATGAAGGCCCCAAGGGTGGACCCGGTATGCCTGAGATGCTTGCTCCTACGGCGGCTATTGTCGGCAAGGGCCTTGACGGAAGCGTTGCTCTTATCACAGACGGACGTTTCAGCGGTGCCAGCAGAGGTGCGGCGGTAGGTCACGTTTCTCCCGAGGCGGCTGACGGCGGACTTATAGCTTACGTTGAAAACGGAGATAAGATACATATCAATATACCTGCAAGAAGCATTGAACTTCTTGTTGACGATGAAACGATAGCACAGCGTAAGGCTAAGGGCGTAAATGCTCCCGTAAGACAGCTTGACGGTTATCTCAAGCGTTACGCAAAGCTGGTTACAAGCTCGAATACAGGCGCTGTATTTGAAGACTGA
- a CDS encoding DNA repair protein, with protein sequence MHAGHRERMISRLKEFGSEGFQSHELLEMMLYSSFKQCDTNPIAHRLIDRFGTLSGVFSASENELCEVEGVGRSTAQMIIVLRANIERMLAESVQKGEMLGASGAVKDYCMGLFRFVDTEQLRMIFLDSEYCFMSQEIISTGALEQVRPDIMRLLEKAVQKRCPIVVMTHNHPRGSEMPSTEDKIMTRNLFNLLEKAGIYLADHVIVGMHGSLSMRENGILPDIWNDF encoded by the coding sequence ATGCACGCAGGACACAGGGAGCGTATGATAAGCCGCCTTAAAGAGTTCGGCAGTGAGGGGTTTCAGTCGCACGAGCTGCTTGAAATGATGCTGTACAGCTCTTTTAAGCAGTGTGACACAAACCCGATAGCGCACAGGCTTATTGACAGATTCGGAACGCTCAGCGGTGTGTTCTCCGCAAGCGAAAACGAGTTGTGCGAGGTCGAGGGTGTAGGCAGGTCTACCGCTCAGATGATAATCGTACTTCGTGCGAACATAGAGCGTATGCTGGCTGAGAGCGTTCAGAAGGGTGAGATGCTCGGCGCATCCGGAGCGGTAAAGGACTATTGTATGGGGCTTTTCCGCTTTGTAGATACCGAACAGCTGAGAATGATATTTCTCGACAGCGAGTATTGTTTTATGTCGCAGGAAATAATAAGCACGGGTGCGCTTGAACAGGTGCGGCCGGATATAATGAGATTGCTTGAAAAGGCAGTGCAGAAAAGATGCCCTATAGTCGTTATGACGCATAACCATCCGAGAGGCAGTGAAATGCCGTCTACGGAGGATAAGATAATGACGAGAAATCTTTTCAACCTTCTTGAAAAGGCAGGAATTTATCTTGCCGACCACGTTATAGTCGGTATGCACGGCAGTCTTTCTATGCGTGAGAACGGTATTCTTCCTGATATATGGAACGATTTTTAA
- the uvrB gene encoding excinuclease ABC subunit UvrB: MDKFVLKSNYKPMGDQPQAIDSLANGVLDGDKEQVLLGVTGSGKTFTMANIIEKVNRPTLILAHNKTLAAQLCSEFKEFFPDNAVEYFVSYYDYYQPEAYIPSTDAYIEKDSAINDEIDRLRHSATAALAERRDVIIVASVSCIYSLGSPEDYRENMLSIREGQERSRDDIIKRLVEIQYERNDMNFIRNKFRVRGDVLEVFPAGSTSDKAIRIEFFGDEIDRISEIDIVTGEVKRRFSHVAIFPASHYIVSKARLENSLTEIENEMEERVKFFTDNHKLIEAQRIEQRTRYDMEMLREIGTCKGVENYSRVLAGRAPGSSPITLMHHFPKDFLMFIDESHVTLPQVRGMYGGDFARKKNLVDYGFRLPSAYDNRPMNFDEFTSMINQVIYVSATPGEYEKSHAVNTAEQVIRPTGLLDPIIEIKPVAGQIEDLYSEINERTKKGECVLITTLTKKMAEDLTAYYEKLGVKIRYMHHDIDSIERMEIIRDLRMHVFDVLVGINLLREGLDLPEVSLVAILDADKEGFLRSETSLIQTIGRAARNAEGKVIMYADTVTDSMEKAVTETNRRREIQMKYNEEHGITPKTIVKDVRAVLEISSGKDKGKKRKYTKAEREALIKQYTAEMKNAAKLLDFEHAAYLRDKIKELQESK; encoded by the coding sequence ATGGACAAGTTCGTATTAAAATCAAATTATAAGCCGATGGGCGATCAGCCACAGGCTATAGACAGCCTTGCAAACGGTGTGCTTGACGGCGATAAGGAACAGGTTCTGCTCGGAGTTACCGGTTCGGGAAAAACCTTTACTATGGCAAATATTATCGAAAAGGTCAACCGTCCCACGCTTATCCTTGCGCATAACAAGACGCTTGCGGCACAGCTGTGCAGTGAGTTCAAGGAGTTTTTTCCGGATAATGCTGTCGAATATTTTGTAAGCTATTACGACTACTATCAGCCTGAGGCGTATATTCCGTCAACCGATGCCTATATCGAAAAGGACAGTGCGATAAACGATGAGATAGACCGCCTGCGACACTCGGCAACAGCGGCTCTTGCGGAGCGCAGAGATGTAATTATCGTTGCCAGTGTAAGCTGTATCTACAGCTTGGGCAGTCCGGAGGATTACCGTGAGAATATGCTTTCTATCCGTGAGGGTCAGGAGCGAAGCCGTGACGATATAATAAAAAGGCTTGTCGAAATACAGTATGAACGCAACGACATGAATTTTATCCGTAACAAGTTCAGGGTAAGAGGCGATGTGCTTGAGGTTTTCCCTGCGGGAAGTACGTCCGACAAGGCGATAAGGATAGAATTTTTCGGTGATGAGATAGACAGAATATCCGAGATAGATATAGTGACAGGCGAGGTGAAACGGCGCTTTTCGCACGTTGCAATTTTCCCTGCGTCACATTACATCGTAAGCAAGGCAAGGCTTGAAAATTCGCTTACCGAGATAGAAAACGAAATGGAAGAGCGTGTTAAATTCTTCACCGATAACCATAAGCTGATAGAGGCGCAGAGGATAGAGCAGAGAACACGCTATGATATGGAAATGCTCCGTGAGATAGGAACGTGCAAGGGCGTTGAGAACTATTCACGGGTGCTTGCAGGAAGAGCGCCGGGCAGCTCGCCCATAACTCTTATGCACCATTTTCCGAAAGATTTTCTTATGTTCATTGACGAGAGCCACGTTACATTGCCGCAGGTAAGAGGTATGTACGGCGGCGACTTTGCACGAAAGAAAAACCTTGTGGATTACGGCTTCCGTCTGCCGTCTGCTTATGATAACCGACCGATGAATTTTGACGAGTTTACCTCGATGATAAATCAGGTCATTTATGTTTCGGCTACACCGGGAGAATACGAAAAGAGCCACGCTGTGAACACAGCCGAGCAGGTCATACGTCCTACGGGTCTGCTTGATCCGATAATTGAGATAAAGCCCGTTGCGGGACAGATAGAGGATCTTTATTCCGAAATAAACGAGCGTACCAAAAAGGGCGAGTGTGTGCTTATCACTACGCTTACAAAGAAAATGGCTGAGGATCTGACGGCTTATTACGAAAAGCTCGGCGTGAAGATACGCTATATGCACCACGATATTGATTCTATCGAACGTATGGAGATAATAAGAGATCTGCGTATGCACGTCTTTGATGTGCTTGTCGGAATAAATCTTCTGCGTGAGGGTCTTGACTTGCCGGAGGTATCGCTTGTTGCGATACTTGACGCAGATAAAGAGGGCTTTTTACGAAGCGAAACCTCGCTTATACAGACTATAGGCAGGGCGGCAAGAAACGCCGAAGGCAAGGTCATAATGTATGCCGATACGGTTACGGACAGTATGGAAAAGGCAGTGACCGAAACCAACCGCCGCCGTGAGATTCAGATGAAATATAACGAGGAACACGGCATCACGCCTAAAACTATTGTAAAGGATGTAAGGGCGGTGCTGGAAATATCGTCCGGCAAGGATAAGGGCAAAAAGAGAAAATACACCAAGGCAGAGCGTGAGGCGCTTATCAAACAGTATACCGCAGAGATGAAAAATGCGGCAAAGCTGCTTGACTTTGAACATGCCGCATATCTGCGTGATAAGATAAAGGAGCTTCAGGAAAGCAAGTAA
- the uvrA gene encoding excinuclease ABC subunit UvrA — translation MGIDKIIIKGAREHNLKNIDIELPRDKLIVMTGLSGSGKSSLAFDTIYADGQRRYIESLSSYARMFLGQMEKPDVDSIEGLSPAISIDQKTTSKNPRSTVGTVTEIYDYLRLLYARVGIPHCPVCGKEIRQQTVDQIVDKVMELPERTKFQILSPIVRGRKGEYRKELEDLVKQGYARVRIDGIIYDLSEQIKLDKNKKHNIEVVVDRLVMKEDIKSRLSDSLEVAGNLSGGLILIDVIDGEELSFSQNYACPEHGVSIEELVPRMFSFNNPFGACPTCTGLGIFRRIDVDLILPNRDLTIRENAIKASGWKYADGTIAQMYFDAVANEYGFSVDQPVKELTKEQLDAVLYGTGEKKIKVVRSKEQGGGVYMTAFEGVVNNLERRYKETTSVYSREDIAQYMGDAVCPDCHGQRLKKEALCVTVCGKNINEFCDMSISEALEFVNSIKLSERDMMIASQILKEIKERLGFLSSVGLEYLTLSRTAGTLSGGESQRIRLATQIGSSLMGVLYILDEPSIGLHQRDNDKLIATLKRLRDLGNTLIVVEHDEDTMRAADFIVDIGPGAGVHGGEVICAGTLDDIMKCERSITGQYLTGKLKIEVPEKRRKPTKKWLKITGCRENNLKNITVKVPLGIFTCITGVSGSGKSSLVNEIIYKHLVAKLNRARIKPGAFDTFEGTEYLDKVIAIDQSPIGRTPRSNPATYTGVFNDIRELFASTNDAKMRGYTSGRFSFNVKGGRCEACEGDGINKIEMHFLPDIYVPCEVCKGKRYNRETLEVHYRGKNIYDVLEMTVEEGIAFFENHEKIKRKLQTLYDVGLGYVKIGQPATTLSGGEAQRVKLASELSKRATGKTVYILDEPTTGLHTADVHKLIDVLQKLTDGGNTVLVIEHNLDVIKTADYIIDMGPEGGSGGGTVIATGTPEEVAANPVSYTGKYLAPMLGIKRTEQTMLE, via the coding sequence ATGGGAATAGATAAAATAATCATCAAGGGTGCAAGAGAGCATAATCTGAAGAATATTGATATAGAACTGCCACGTGACAAGTTGATAGTTATGACGGGACTTTCGGGATCGGGAAAGTCATCGCTTGCATTCGATACTATTTATGCGGACGGTCAGAGAAGGTATATCGAGAGCCTGTCATCATATGCAAGAATGTTCCTCGGACAGATGGAAAAGCCCGATGTCGACAGCATAGAGGGATTATCTCCCGCAATATCAATAGACCAGAAAACGACCTCGAAAAACCCTCGTTCCACTGTCGGAACGGTAACGGAGATATACGACTATCTCAGACTGTTGTATGCAAGAGTAGGCATTCCGCACTGTCCTGTATGCGGTAAAGAGATAAGACAGCAGACGGTGGATCAGATAGTTGACAAGGTAATGGAACTGCCCGAGCGGACAAAGTTTCAGATCTTATCGCCGATAGTAAGAGGCAGAAAGGGCGAATACCGCAAGGAACTTGAGGACCTTGTAAAGCAGGGCTACGCAAGAGTGCGTATTGACGGGATAATCTACGATCTTTCCGAGCAGATAAAGCTTGACAAGAACAAGAAGCATAATATAGAAGTCGTTGTGGACCGTCTTGTTATGAAAGAGGATATAAAGTCACGTTTATCCGACAGCCTTGAGGTTGCGGGAAATCTTTCGGGCGGACTTATTCTTATAGATGTAATCGACGGCGAGGAGCTGAGCTTTTCGCAGAATTACGCCTGCCCGGAACACGGGGTAAGCATAGAGGAGCTTGTGCCGAGAATGTTCTCGTTCAACAATCCCTTCGGCGCTTGTCCTACCTGTACCGGTCTCGGAATTTTCAGAAGGATAGATGTAGACCTCATTTTACCGAACCGTGATCTTACTATCCGTGAAAATGCGATAAAGGCGAGCGGCTGGAAGTATGCGGACGGAACTATAGCGCAGATGTATTTTGACGCTGTTGCAAACGAATACGGTTTCAGCGTGGATCAGCCTGTTAAGGAACTGACAAAGGAACAGTTAGATGCGGTGCTTTACGGTACTGGCGAAAAGAAGATAAAGGTCGTGCGCAGTAAAGAGCAGGGCGGCGGTGTCTATATGACGGCGTTCGAGGGCGTAGTAAACAACCTTGAAAGACGTTATAAGGAAACAACGAGCGTATATTCAAGAGAGGATATAGCTCAGTATATGGGCGATGCGGTGTGTCCCGACTGTCACGGTCAGCGACTGAAAAAGGAGGCTCTTTGCGTTACCGTATGCGGTAAGAATATCAACGAATTCTGCGATATGAGCATCAGCGAAGCACTTGAATTTGTCAATAGCATAAAGCTGTCTGAACGTGATATGATGATAGCAAGTCAGATACTGAAAGAAATCAAGGAACGTCTGGGATTTCTGAGCAGCGTCGGACTTGAATATCTGACATTATCAAGAACGGCAGGTACTCTTTCGGGCGGTGAAAGTCAGCGAATAAGGCTTGCAACGCAGATAGGCAGCAGTCTTATGGGAGTGCTGTATATCCTTGACGAGCCGAGCATTGGACTTCATCAGAGGGATAACGACAAGCTTATCGCAACGCTGAAAAGACTGCGTGACCTCGGAAATACGCTTATAGTCGTTGAGCATGATGAGGATACGATGAGGGCGGCTGATTTTATCGTTGACATAGGTCCCGGTGCGGGCGTTCACGGAGGTGAGGTTATCTGTGCAGGCACGCTTGACGATATAATGAAGTGCGAGCGCTCGATAACAGGACAGTATCTCACGGGAAAATTAAAGATAGAAGTACCCGAAAAACGCAGAAAGCCAACTAAGAAGTGGCTTAAGATAACAGGCTGCCGTGAAAATAATCTGAAGAACATTACGGTAAAAGTACCGCTCGGAATATTCACCTGCATTACAGGCGTATCGGGCAGCGGCAAGAGTTCGCTTGTTAATGAGATAATCTACAAGCACCTTGTTGCAAAGCTGAACCGTGCAAGAATAAAACCCGGTGCGTTCGATACATTCGAGGGTACAGAGTATCTTGACAAGGTAATAGCTATCGACCAGTCACCGATAGGCAGAACACCGAGGAGCAACCCTGCGACCTATACGGGTGTATTCAACGATATAAGAGAGCTGTTCGCATCGACCAATGACGCAAAGATGAGGGGCTATACAAGCGGAAGATTTTCATTCAATGTAAAGGGCGGACGCTGCGAAGCCTGCGAGGGCGACGGTATCAATAAAATAGAAATGCACTTCCTGCCCGATATATATGTACCGTGCGAGGTCTGCAAGGGCAAACGCTATAACCGTGAAACGCTCGAGGTTCACTACAGAGGCAAGAACATTTACGATGTGCTTGAAATGACGGTAGAAGAGGGCATAGCTTTCTTTGAAAATCACGAAAAGATAAAGAGAAAGCTACAGACGCTTTATGATGTAGGGCTTGGATATGTAAAGATAGGTCAGCCTGCGACGACGCTTTCGGGCGGTGAGGCACAGAGGGTAAAGCTGGCTTCGGAGCTTTCAAAGCGTGCAACAGGCAAGACGGTGTACATTCTTGATGAGCCTACAACAGGACTTCATACCGCTGATGTTCATAAGCTGATAGATGTACTTCAGAAGCTGACCGACGGCGGAAATACCGTGCTTGTAATAGAACATAACCTTGATGTTATAAAAACAGCCGACTATATCATTGATATGGGGCCTGAGGGCGGAAGCGGCGGCGGTACGGTGATTGCTACCGGCACTCCCGAAGAAGTAGCGGCAAATCCCGTAAGCTATACGGGCAAGTATTTAGCACCCATGCTCGGTATCAAGAGGACGGAGCAGACGATGCTTGAATAA
- a CDS encoding GGGtGRT protein translates to MALFESYDRREPQILAVLKNYGIGSVEECAEICKAKGLDIYKLVEGIQPICFENAKWAYTVGCAIAIKKGCKRAADAAAAIGEGLQAFCIPGSVADQRKVGLGHGNLGKMLLEEDTKCFCFLAGHESFAAAEGAIGIAEKANKVRKEPLRVILNGLGKDAAQIIARINGFTYVETEMDYYTGEVKEVFRKSYSDGLRAKVNCYGANDVTEGVAIMWKEGVDVSITGNSTNPTRFQHPVAGTYKKECVEKGKKYFSVASGGGTGRTLHPDNMAAGPASYGMTDTMGRMHSDAQFAGSSSVPAHVEMMGLIGMGNNPMVGATVACAVAVEEALKA, encoded by the coding sequence ATGGCTTTATTTGAATCATATGACAGACGTGAACCCCAGATTCTCGCTGTTTTAAAGAACTATGGTATAGGCTCTGTTGAAGAGTGTGCAGAAATCTGCAAGGCTAAGGGTCTTGACATCTACAAGCTCGTTGAAGGCATTCAGCCTATCTGCTTCGAAAACGCTAAGTGGGCTTACACAGTAGGCTGTGCTATCGCTATCAAGAAGGGCTGCAAGAGAGCCGCTGATGCTGCCGCTGCTATAGGCGAAGGCTTACAGGCATTCTGCATCCCCGGTTCAGTTGCTGATCAGCGTAAGGTTGGTCTTGGCCACGGTAACTTAGGCAAGATGCTTCTTGAAGAAGATACAAAGTGCTTCTGCTTCCTCGCAGGTCACGAATCATTCGCAGCTGCAGAAGGCGCTATCGGTATCGCTGAAAAGGCAAACAAGGTTCGTAAGGAACCCCTGCGTGTTATCCTTAACGGTTTAGGTAAGGATGCCGCTCAGATCATCGCTCGTATCAACGGCTTCACATACGTTGAAACAGAGATGGATTACTACACAGGTGAGGTTAAGGAAGTATTCCGCAAGTCTTACTCTGACGGTCTTCGTGCTAAGGTTAACTGCTACGGCGCTAACGACGTAACAGAAGGCGTTGCAATCATGTGGAAGGAAGGCGTTGACGTTTCTATCACAGGTAACTCAACTAACCCCACACGTTTCCAGCACCCCGTTGCAGGCACATACAAGAAGGAATGCGTTGAAAAGGGTAAGAAGTACTTCTCAGTTGCATCAGGCGGCGGTACAGGTCGTACACTCCACCCCGATAACATGGCTGCAGGCCCTGCTTCATACGGTATGACAGATACAATGGGTCGTATGCACTCTGACGCTCAGTTCGCAGGTTCTTCTTCAGTTCCCGCACACGTTGAGATGATGGGTCTTATCGGTATGGGTAACAACCCCATGGTTGGTGCTACAGTTGCTTGCGCAGTTGCTGTTGAGGAAGCGCTGAAGGCTTAA
- a CDS encoding AraC family transcriptional regulator — protein MLSAIYPVPASEVRLPFYLLGIGRTSPEFHVKRDKGLTSHQFLYTAKGCGVLEVGNRKYKLEKNSFMYLPPELPHEYYPENDEWNTCWMVFRGDFLKGIMNTMGFSGEMVATNADLNAFKKIFGRIYSLAADNLHNGEKCSLLIYNAVLAAKEIFGGKQEENNTGNLIADNAVRYINEHYSDDITLSELACLSGVSPQYFDRIFRERLNMRPMEYIARVKISKAKSMLLDSDISVTQLSKSLGYTGPTYFGIVFKKYEGISPSEFRKNGGSVI, from the coding sequence ATGCTCAGTGCAATATATCCTGTTCCGGCAAGCGAAGTCAGGTTGCCGTTTTATCTGTTGGGAATAGGGAGAACATCGCCCGAATTTCACGTTAAACGTGATAAGGGGCTTACCTCGCATCAATTTCTGTATACTGCAAAAGGCTGCGGTGTTTTAGAAGTCGGTAACAGAAAATATAAGCTTGAAAAGAACTCCTTTATGTATCTTCCGCCCGAATTGCCTCACGAGTATTATCCTGAAAATGATGAGTGGAATACCTGCTGGATGGTGTTCAGAGGCGATTTTCTTAAGGGCATTATGAATACAATGGGCTTCAGCGGCGAAATGGTCGCAACTAATGCCGACCTTAACGCATTCAAAAAGATATTCGGCAGAATATACAGTCTTGCGGCGGATAATCTTCATAACGGCGAAAAATGCTCGTTGCTGATATATAACGCAGTGCTGGCGGCAAAAGAGATATTCGGTGGTAAGCAGGAAGAAAATAATACGGGAAATCTCATAGCGGATAATGCTGTCAGATATATAAACGAGCATTACAGCGATGATATTACGCTAAGCGAGCTTGCCTGCCTTTCCGGCGTTTCACCGCAGTATTTCGACCGTATTTTCAGAGAACGCCTTAATATGCGGCCTATGGAGTATATCGCTCGTGTCAAGATCTCAAAAGCCAAGTCGATGCTTCTTGACTCCGATATTTCCGTGACACAGCTTTCAAAAAGTCTGGGATACACCGGCCCCACTTATTTCGGAATCGTATTCAAAAAGTATGAGGGGATTTCGCCTTCCGAGTTCAGAAAAAACGGCGGTAGTGTAATTTAG